A window of Actinomadura viridis genomic DNA:
GCACGCCGCCGGGTGCGGTGGACGCCGAGCGCTTCACCGCCCTGGCCGTCCAGGGCCGGGTCACCGATGACCTGCGCGAGCGCGAGGCCGTGCTCGGGGAGGCCCTGGCCTTGTGGCGGGGACCGGTGTACGACGGTCACGGCGACGAGGACTTCGCCCGGCCCGTGATCCGCCGGCTGGAGGAGCTGCGGCTGGCCGTCTTCGAAGCGCGGGCGCGGGCGCTGCTGGAGCTCGGCCGTCCCGGCCCCCTGACGGCCGAGATCGACGAGCTGGTGGCCGTCCACCCGTTCAGGGAGGGGCTGCGCGCGCTCCAGATGCGCGCCCTGTACCAGGCGGGCAGGCAGGGCGAGGCGCTCGCCGCCTACCAGGACCTGCGCGAGCGGCTGGCGGAGGAGCTGGGCGTCGATCCGGCCCCGGAGCTGACCGCGCTGCACCGGTCGATCCTGCGGCAGGACGCCGCGCTGGCCGCGCCACCGGTACGGCGTGCCCGGACGAACGTCCCCGCGCCCCTCACCGCGCTCATCGGCAGGGACGGCGAACCGGACGGGGTCCGGTCCCGGCTGCGCACCGCCCGCCTGGTCACCCTCACCGGGCCGGGCGGTGTGGGCAAGACGCGCCTGGCGGTGGAGACGGCCGCCACGATGGCGGCGCTCGACGCGGCCGGGTTCCCCGACGGCATCCGGCTGGTGGAGCTGAACGGGTACGGCCGGGAGCGGGACGCGGCGGTGTCGCCGGTCCCGTTCACCGCCGACGACGTGGCGGCCGCGGTCGCGGTGGCGCTCGGTGTCCGCGACGACGCCGCGGCGCTGCCCGGCCGCGCCGAACCGTACCCGGGGCCGGGGCCGGGGCCGTACCCGGGGCCGGGGCCGGGCGAGTCCGCCGCCGCCCGCCTCGCCGGCGCGCTGCGCGGCCGGCGGACGCTGATCATCCTGGACGGCTGCGAGCACCTGTCCGGGCCGGTGGCCGAACTGGTGAGCCGGATCCTCCTGAACGGCCCGGAGGTGCGGATCCTGGCGACGAGCCGGAGGTCGCTGGGCGTCGCCGGTGAGGTGCTCTGGCCGGTGGAACCGCTCGCCGAACCCGCCGCCGTGGCGCTGTTCGAGGAGCGGGCGGCCGCCTCCGCCCCCGGCGTCACCGTCGGCGACGGTGACGCCGGCGCGGTGGCGACGATCTGCCGGCGGCTGGACGGGATCCCGCTCGCCCTGGAACTGGCCGCCACCCGGGTCCGCGGGCTCGGCGTACGCGAACTGGCGGCCCGGCTCGACGACCGGTTCGCGGTGCTGGCCACCGGGCACGGCGACGCGCCGCCGCAGCAGCGCACCCTCCGTGCGGTGATCGACTGGAGCTGGGACCTGCTCACCGGACGGGAACGCGCGGTCCTGCGCAGGCTCGCCGTTCACGTGGGCGGCTTCACCCTGGCGGCGGCCGAGCGGGTGTGCGCCGGAGCGGACGTCTCCCGGGGCGAGGTGGCGGACCTGATGGTCCGCCTGGTCGACCACTCCCTCGTCACGCGCGCGGCGGACGGCCGCTACCACCTGCTCGAATCGGTCGCCGCCTACTGCGCCGAGCGGCTGGAGGAGGCAGGGGAGACCGAGCGGTCACGGCGGCGGCACCTCGCCCACCACCTGGAGCTCTGCGAGGGGGCCGAGGCCGGCCTGCGCGGCCCCGGGCAGCAGGAGTGGCTGCGCCGCCTCGACGCGGAGACAGCGAACGTACGGGCCGCGCTCGCCTGGGCCGTACGGTCCGGGTCTGGGGCCGGGGCCGGCGTCGGGACTGACGCCGACGCCGACGCCGGGACTGACGCCGTCCGGCTGGCCTGCGCGCTCGGGTGGTACTGGTTCCTGCGCGGCCGGCACACCGAGGCCGTGCGGTCGCTGCGGACCGTCCTGGACGCGCACGGCGCCGATGCCGGTCCGGCCGTCCGGCTCGCCGCCGAGGTCTGGTGGACCGGCTTCCGGCTGCTGACCGGCCGGCGCGAGGACGGCGAGGGCGGGGAGGACGAGCACGGGGACGGCGAGCACGGGGACGGCGGGGAGGAGGTGGGGCGGATCCGTGATCTTCTCGTCCGGCACGGGCAAGCCGCCACCCCCCTCGCGCACGCCCACGCCACCTGGTTCCTGGGCTTCGCCCTCTACCGTTCGGGAGAGGATCTGTTCGCCGCCTGGAGGCTCGTCAGCGAAGCGGTCGCGGTCTTCCGGCCGCAGGGGGACCGGTGGGGGCAGGCCGCGGCGCTGGGAAGCCTGGCCGGCCTCGCCCTGCTCCGGGGCGATCTCCCCGCCGTCGACCGTGACGGTGGTGACGGTCTCGCCCTGTTCCGCGCGCTCGGCGACGCCTGGGGACAGTCGCAGATCGCCTATTCCCTGGCCGCGCTCGCCGAGATAGCCGGGGACTACCCGGCCGCGGCCCGGCTGCACAGGGACGGCCTGCGGCTGGCCGAGGACCTGGAGCTGTGGCACGAGGCGGTGGACCGGCTCGTCGGCCTCGGCCGGATCGCCGTGCTGGAAGGCGACCACGCAAGCGCGGAGGAGATGAACGAACGGGCCGCGCGGCTCGCCGTCCGGCGTGGCTACCCGGCGGGGGAGGTCCACGCCGTGCTCGGGCTCGCGCTCGGAGCGCGCCGGAAGGGCGACGACGACGTCGCCGAACGGCACCTGCGGGACGTGCTGGAGTGGCATCGGAGCCGGGCGTTCGAGCCGGGACCCGCACTGGTCCTGGCCGAGCTGGGCTTCCTCGCCGAGCGGCGCGGAGACGCCGGCGCCGCCCTCGACGCGCACGAGGAAGGGCTGGCCGCCGCGCGGGCCGGCGGCGACCCCAGGGCGGTCGCGCTCGCCCTGGAGGGCCTGGCCGGCGCGCACGCCCTCGCCGGACGCCCGGAGACGGCCGCGGCACTCCTCGGAGCGGCCTCCGCGGCACGGGAGTCGGTGGGGGCGCCCCTCCCGCCCGCCGAGCGCGGCGACGTCGATCGCATCACGGGAACGGTGCGCGCCGCGCTCGGCGAGGACGGGTTCGAGTCGCGGTTCGCCGCCGGACGGGACGCCGGCCCCGACCACGTGAGCGCCCACGCCCCGCCGTGGCCTGGGCGCTGACCCGCCGGACGGCCCTGACCTGCCGACAGTCCGGACGGTCCTGACCGGGCGGACGGCCCTGACCGACCAGGACGCGCTGACCGGGCGGACGGCCTGCGCCCGGACGGCCTGGGCCCGGGCGGTCGGCGTCCGCGCCGGTCAGCGTCCGTCAGCGTCCGTCAGCGGCCCTCCGCAGGTCGTCGGTGAGCCTGGTCAGCTCGGCGTCGTAACCGCCGGGCCGGGTCAGCGCCTGGTGCAGGTCCGCCTGGAACGCGCTGGAGATCTGGTCGTAGTACGGGCTCGTACCGCGGTCGCGGGAGCCCTCGATGCCCTGCCGGATGACACCCAGGTGCGGGTGGGCGCGCTGCAACGCGGCGTCCTCGTAGAGGGCCTTGCGGCTGGGCGCGAACCCGGCGTACGCGAACAGCGTCCGCTCGCTTTCCTCGCTGGTGAGGTACCGCATGAACCGCAACGCGGTGCCGCGCCGCTTGGAGCACTTGGACAGGGCGAGGTTCCAGCCGCCCAGCGCCGAGGGCGTCGGGAGCGGCGCGACCCCGAACCGGCCCTTCACCGGGGAGTCGCCGGCGTTCAGCAGCTCGTAGGCGTAGGTCCAGTTGCGCATGAACAGGGCCCGGCCGTCCTGGAAGGCGCCGCGGGCGCGCTCCTCGTTGAAGCCCGTGGTGTCCCGGGGGATCCAGCCCTCCTGGACGCCCTGGTACAGGCGGTCGAAGCCCTTCCTGATCGTGTCCTTGGTGGCGACGACCCCGCCGTCCCGGCTCAGGAGCTCGCCGCCGGAGTCCCAGATCGACTCCAGGGTGTTGACCGTGAAGCCCTCGTAACGGTCGAGCTGGGTGACGTAGCCGCGCAGGCCGTTCGCGGGGGCGATGGTACGGGCCTGCTGCCGCATCTCCTCCCATGTCCGCGGAGGCGGCGTGTTCGCGGCGTTCAGAGCGTCCGCCCGGTAGTAGAGGAGGCCCACGTCCGAACGGAGCGGCATGCCCCACAGCCGCCCCTTGTAGCGCACGCTGTCGATCGTCCTGCCCAGGAACGCCTCGTGGTCGAAGTCGTCCTGGCCGAGCGGCACGATGTAGCCCCAGTGGGCGTACTCCGCCGTCCAGATGACGTCGACCGTCATGACGTCGTAGCAGACCGGGGCGGGCTCGCCCGTCGCCGTGGCCTCGGCGTCCTGGGCCCGGGCCACCGCCTGGGCGCGGACGTCGGTGGTGGACTCCGACAGCTCCACCATCTCGACCCGTTCACCGGGGTTGGCGTCGTTCCACCTGGCGACGAGCCGCTTGATCTGCGATCCGCGGCTGGTGTCGCGGCCGTCCGCGAAGACGATCGGGCCCGTTCCCAGCGCGGCGGTGCCGTCCCCGGACGAGCACCCGGCGAGGATCGCCGCCGCCAGCACCACGCCCAGCGCGCCGATCACCGCGCCCGGCGACCGGCGCGGCGGACGGCTCGGGCGCGCGGGCGCGGACGGTGCGGTCTCCATGCTGTCCTCCGTCATGGCGGGGTGCCCCACAGGCTCGTGGCGATGCCGTCGAGAGCGCGCCGCATCGCGGTCATGCCGTCGATCTCGTAGCAGGTGCCGCCGGCCGCCCGGGTGACCTGGTCGAGCCCGGCCGCGCAGCTGTCGGAGTGGAAGGCGATCGCGTACACCCGGACCGGCGGGCCCGCGGACAGGTCGTCGGCCAGCTCGGCGGCCTCCGGCGCGCCGCTCCCGGCACCATCGGTGATCACGATGACCGCGCGGGTGGACTCGTCCGGACCGGAGCCGCCGCCCCGGCCACGCATCTCCTTGGCCGCGGCGGCGATCGCGGGATACAGGTCGCCGCCGTCCGCGGTGGGCCGCAGCCCGTTCAGCCGGTCGGTGAGCCGGTCGATCCGCCCGGGGTCCGGCGGCCCGACCGAGACCAGCGAACGGTCCCCGGCGCCGATCCCGTCCGCGAACCGCCAGAGCCCGATCTCATCGCGGGCGCCCATGAGCGGGCGGGCCAGCGCGATCGCGTCGGCGGCGGCCGCCGCCCGGGTGCCCTTGCTGTACGGGAACGGGGCGGCCATCGCGCGGGAGACGTCCACGGCGAAGAGGACCTGGGCGGACTTGCGCGCCGTGTTCCAGGCGTCCAGCAGCGGTTCGTCGAGGAACGTCCCGCTCAGCTCCACGGCCGGCAGCAGTGAGGGGATGTCGTCCTGCTGGGGGGTCGTCCCGCCGGACGCGTCCCGGTATCCGGCCGCCTTCAGGCGGGCCTGCACGTCCGGCCCGCGCAGGCGTTCGTGGAAGGCGTCGATGGTCTCCATGCGCTTCGTGGCGGGCTTCGGGGTGCGCGTGATCACCACGAACGGGTGGTCGAAGACGGGCATCCCCTCCTCCGCGTAGAAGGGCCGCAGCCGCGGCTGCGCCGCCGGGTCGCCGGGCGGGCAGGCGTCCCCGCCCAGCGGCGCGTTGGCGCGGTAGTCGATCAGCGACTTCTCGGAGACGAGCAGCGCGGTCCCGCGCAGGTCGTCGTCCGGCGGCGACGCGCGCATCGCGCACAGCAGCTTGCCGGGCTCGTCGTCCTCCCGAGCGATCGCCTGCTCGACCGTGTGCAGCCTGCTCGCGGCGTCGCCCTTGGTCAGCTTCTCCTCGTTGAGCTTGGGGGTGTTCAGCGCGGCCTGGTAGAGCGCGACCGTCGAGGCGAGGCCGACGCTGGACGCGCGCGGGCTGGCCCGCCCGAACGCGTACCCCTTCCGCGTCCAGCCGAGCACGTCCTGCCAGGTGATGGTGTGGCCGGACAGCTCCAGGCGTCCGGCCATCTCGGACGGGACCGCCACCACGAGCCGGGAGGTGGTGATGGAGCCCCGGCTGCCGTCCAGCCCGACGGTGGTGATCCGGTTCACCCGCAGCGCCTCGCGGACCTGCTCGACCTCCAGCGACGAGTCGGGCAGCCACACGTCGGCCTCGTGCAGGACCTCCTTGGGGTCGCGGGTCAGCCAGCCCTGGTGCAACGCCTCCCGCGCGCCGCCCGGAGAGGACGCGGAGACGACGTTGACGTCCGCCCGGCGGCAGCCGTCCATGCGCCGGTACCCGCTCTCGAACTCCTGCGCCAGCGTCCGGATGATCGGCTCCTTCTCCGTGGAGACCCGGACCCGGATCTGGACCGGCGGGCTCTCGCACGCCGGCGGCGGCATCTCGCCAGGAGCCACGGTCAGCGGCACCGCGAGCACCGTCAGCGCGAGCGCCGCCCGCACGGGACGCGGCGGGCGGGGCAGGTAAGGGCGCTTCCAACGGCCGGTGGCGCCGGGTGGCGAGGCGGCGATGGAGAACAGCCTGACGTGGGCCTCCGGCGGACCGGTGTCCCGGACGTTCACGGTCAGCTGCTTGTATTCGTCTGGCTGGTGGTCGGGGTTGGGACGGATGACGCCGTGGTAGAACGCGTCGGAGGCGATGACCCCGAGGACGGCGGACGATTTGGCGAAGAACTCCTTGAACTCGGGGGCGTCCAGCAGGCGCGAGGTGAAATCCATCGCGGTGCCGCTGACGCCGTGCCGGTCGAAATTCACTTCACTCGCATGGAGGGCGACACGGAGGGCGATGGACGCCCCCTTGCTCGCACTTCTGTTGTATTCATCGAGCGCGTTCGCGAGATGAGGAAGGGCCTCCACCAGGCGATTCTTGGGAATGGTCGCGTGGATGAGCCAGAAGCCCCCGTCCCCGCGGTCCTCATGATGGACCTCGGGATGGCCGCCCACGGAGGACCAAGGCAACTGAGTCCGCCGGAATACGACCTCCAGTGCCGTGTACAGGCCGTCGCGGGCCTCCTCCCGGTCCTTGTCGCTGCGGGAGGGCGCGCTGGAGCCCACCATGTCGACCCAGAAGATGGCGCGGTGTTCAGGTTCCGTACTGGAGGTCATGGGGTGGTTTCAGGAGGGGGCGGGCCATGGACGTTACCGGGCCGGACGCCTTGCCGGTGGGTGGCCGACCACGACGAGCCCGCCCATTAATGCAGTTTTGCCGGGAACGGGATGCTTGTATCCATCACCGCCCAGCAAGATCAACAAGCTGAGGTCGATCTCGGGTGGATCGGCCCTCTCGCGTACCAAGCATGACCCGAATCCCAGTGTGATCTTAAATACTGCACATGAGTGTTCCCCCGTGACAACACCGATGAGTCCTTCCCGGGATTGCCGGATGTGGCCGTCTCGTGTCAGAGCGAAGTCAAGGCGGCGATCCGTCCCCGCCGGTCGCCGGCCCCTGGGACTCTCGTACGGTCAAGGTCGAACGAGGGGGGCGTCTGATGGAGTCACGATCGCCGGTCGTCACGCACCTGTCGTGGGGCCGCATGGAGGTCGAAGGGCTCGCCCCGGGCAAGGACTTCAAGCTGTGGCCGGGCGGCGGACGCCCCTGGGACTGGTCCGAGACCGGGACGCGGCACGCCCCCGGCATCCAGCCCGAGGACGTCCAGGAACTGCTGGACCAGGGCAGCGTGATCGTTGTCCTTAGTCGCGGCATGGACCTGCGGCTCCAGACTTCCGAGGAGGCTCTCCAGGCGTTGGAGGCCGCCGGCGTGCGCGTCCACGTGGAGGAGACGACCGCCGCGGTGGCCGTCTACAACCGCCTCGCCGAGGCGGGAGAGCCCGTAGGCGGCCTCTTCCACTCCACCTGCTGATGTCGGACGCCTGGGACGACCTCCTCCGCTCGGCCCGCCTATCCCATCTGGTTCGCCGACTACCCCGTCGCCGAGTCCTCCGCCGAACTCCTGCGCGACTACGGAGAAACCTTCGTGGTCGGGCTCCTGCAATGCGAGGACTATGCGCGTGTCCTCCTGCCGGCAGATGGCATGGCCATCGAGGCTCGCCTCAAGCGGCAACAGGTTCTCAACCGCCAGCCGCCACCTCGGGTGCGGATCGTCCTTGGGGAAAGCGTTCTGGCGCGCCGGGTCGGGAGCCGAGAAGTGATGCGGGCGCAGTGTGCGCACTTGCTGGAGGTCTCCCAGCTGGAAAATGTCACGCTCCAGATAGCTCCCACGGCGCACTACCGGGGCGTCTCAGGATCGTTCAGCATCGCCACCCAGCCAACAGGCGACCAACTCGTTCACCTGGTTGAGGTCGGACGCGGCCACAGGCGCGTCAGCTACGACGATCTGCACCGACCGATCGATTACCGACAAGATCAACAACGTGGTCATCGGATGTGGCCGCTAGGGTTCATCCTCGTGCAAGCTGATGATCTTGAGTACATGGTTCGGACGCACTCCGGCTGTATTTCTCCGCATATGGTGTCCCGACTCGTCGAATCCGGCCATCTCGGGGAGGTGGAGTTCCAGGCCCGCCGCGGGGAATGGTTCTGCGCGCGGGAGTGGGCACGGCTGCTCGGCGAGCAGGGGCGGCATGCGGAAGCGCTGGAGGTGCTGGCTCCGTACGTCGCCACAGGGTGGTGGGAGGCCGCCGAGACCACGGCCGAACTGCTGGAAGGTTGGGGGAGGTTCG
This region includes:
- a CDS encoding vWA domain-containing protein; translation: MTSSTEPEHRAIFWVDMVGSSAPSRSDKDREEARDGLYTALEVVFRRTQLPWSSVGGHPEVHHEDRGDGGFWLIHATIPKNRLVEALPHLANALDEYNRSASKGASIALRVALHASEVNFDRHGVSGTAMDFTSRLLDAPEFKEFFAKSSAVLGVIASDAFYHGVIRPNPDHQPDEYKQLTVNVRDTGPPEAHVRLFSIAASPPGATGRWKRPYLPRPPRPVRAALALTVLAVPLTVAPGEMPPPACESPPVQIRVRVSTEKEPIIRTLAQEFESGYRRMDGCRRADVNVVSASSPGGAREALHQGWLTRDPKEVLHEADVWLPDSSLEVEQVREALRVNRITTVGLDGSRGSITTSRLVVAVPSEMAGRLELSGHTITWQDVLGWTRKGYAFGRASPRASSVGLASTVALYQAALNTPKLNEEKLTKGDAASRLHTVEQAIAREDDEPGKLLCAMRASPPDDDLRGTALLVSEKSLIDYRANAPLGGDACPPGDPAAQPRLRPFYAEEGMPVFDHPFVVITRTPKPATKRMETIDAFHERLRGPDVQARLKAAGYRDASGGTTPQQDDIPSLLPAVELSGTFLDEPLLDAWNTARKSAQVLFAVDVSRAMAAPFPYSKGTRAAAAADAIALARPLMGARDEIGLWRFADGIGAGDRSLVSVGPPDPGRIDRLTDRLNGLRPTADGGDLYPAIAAAAKEMRGRGGGSGPDESTRAVIVITDGAGSGAPEAAELADDLSAGPPVRVYAIAFHSDSCAAGLDQVTRAAGGTCYEIDGMTAMRRALDGIATSLWGTPP
- a CDS encoding ATP-binding protein, whose protein sequence is MRFGVLGPVAVWADDGTPVEIRETKVRALLAALLAREGRPAPADRLTEDLWGAAPPRRASGALQGKVSRLRRALEAAGPGQGAMVEFRDGGYLLRTPPGAVDAERFTALAVQGRVTDDLREREAVLGEALALWRGPVYDGHGDEDFARPVIRRLEELRLAVFEARARALLELGRPGPLTAEIDELVAVHPFREGLRALQMRALYQAGRQGEALAAYQDLRERLAEELGVDPAPELTALHRSILRQDAALAAPPVRRARTNVPAPLTALIGRDGEPDGVRSRLRTARLVTLTGPGGVGKTRLAVETAATMAALDAAGFPDGIRLVELNGYGRERDAAVSPVPFTADDVAAAVAVALGVRDDAAALPGRAEPYPGPGPGPYPGPGPGESAAARLAGALRGRRTLIILDGCEHLSGPVAELVSRILLNGPEVRILATSRRSLGVAGEVLWPVEPLAEPAAVALFEERAAASAPGVTVGDGDAGAVATICRRLDGIPLALELAATRVRGLGVRELAARLDDRFAVLATGHGDAPPQQRTLRAVIDWSWDLLTGRERAVLRRLAVHVGGFTLAAAERVCAGADVSRGEVADLMVRLVDHSLVTRAADGRYHLLESVAAYCAERLEEAGETERSRRRHLAHHLELCEGAEAGLRGPGQQEWLRRLDAETANVRAALAWAVRSGSGAGAGVGTDADADAGTDAVRLACALGWYWFLRGRHTEAVRSLRTVLDAHGADAGPAVRLAAEVWWTGFRLLTGRREDGEGGEDEHGDGEHGDGGEEVGRIRDLLVRHGQAATPLAHAHATWFLGFALYRSGEDLFAAWRLVSEAVAVFRPQGDRWGQAAALGSLAGLALLRGDLPAVDRDGGDGLALFRALGDAWGQSQIAYSLAALAEIAGDYPAAARLHRDGLRLAEDLELWHEAVDRLVGLGRIAVLEGDHASAEEMNERAARLAVRRGYPAGEVHAVLGLALGARRKGDDDVAERHLRDVLEWHRSRAFEPGPALVLAELGFLAERRGDAGAALDAHEEGLAAARAGGDPRAVALALEGLAGAHALAGRPETAAALLGAASAARESVGAPLPPAERGDVDRITGTVRAALGEDGFESRFAAGRDAGPDHVSAHAPPWPGR
- a CDS encoding ABC transporter substrate-binding protein; protein product: METAPSAPARPSRPPRRSPGAVIGALGVVLAAAILAGCSSGDGTAALGTGPIVFADGRDTSRGSQIKRLVARWNDANPGERVEMVELSESTTDVRAQAVARAQDAEATATGEPAPVCYDVMTVDVIWTAEYAHWGYIVPLGQDDFDHEAFLGRTIDSVRYKGRLWGMPLRSDVGLLYYRADALNAANTPPPRTWEEMRQQARTIAPANGLRGYVTQLDRYEGFTVNTLESIWDSGGELLSRDGGVVATKDTIRKGFDRLYQGVQEGWIPRDTTGFNEERARGAFQDGRALFMRNWTYAYELLNAGDSPVKGRFGVAPLPTPSALGGWNLALSKCSKRRGTALRFMRYLTSEESERTLFAYAGFAPSRKALYEDAALQRAHPHLGVIRQGIEGSRDRGTSPYYDQISSAFQADLHQALTRPGGYDAELTRLTDDLRRAADGR
- a CDS encoding Mth938-like domain-containing protein, which produces MESRSPVVTHLSWGRMEVEGLAPGKDFKLWPGGGRPWDWSETGTRHAPGIQPEDVQELLDQGSVIVVLSRGMDLRLQTSEEALQALEAAGVRVHVEETTAAVAVYNRLAEAGEPVGGLFHSTC